The genomic interval GGAGCTGGCACCAAGGTACCGCACTTGTCCGCTTTCCACAACATCATTCAAAACCTTCATAACCTCAGTACAACTGACATCTTTGTCGAACCGATGGATTTGCAGAACATCAATATAGGTTCCTAGTCTTCGCACGCTTTCGGAAACTGCAGATAAGATATGCTTGCGTGACAACCCCACACGATTGACCAGACCTGGCTGCTTTTTGTCCATCAAACTAGCGATTGGACTTTGGCCGTCAGGGTCAAGTGCGTAGAAGACCTTTGTGAGAATCACAAATTTCTCTCGTGGGATGCCGTACACTTTAAGCGCCTTGCCAATGATCTCCTCGGATCGACCGTTCGAGTAAACATCGGCCTGCAGACAAAACTTTCAGAACTAATACATCCATTAACATGCAGAAAACGTACCGTATCCCAGGTATTGATTCCGACGTCGAAGGCATATTTAAGCAATGGCAACGCATCATCCTCGTTCGAGACCCAGTCTTGCCAGAGAGAAGATCCAAAGCTAGCGGTACCGAGAATAACCTTAGATACGTAAAGACCGGAGTCTCCTACCCTTTAGATTCTATGAGTGTTGTGAACCTCAACAACAGACTCAAGGAAGTAACTCACCTCGCGTATTCCATTTATGCAGCCACCAAGGTAAATGTATTTTCAGATCAATCAGAAAGGCTCGAAGGGAGTCAATATTAGAGCATTTTAAAGTTATCCTTTTTTTGGACCTACCTTGTGACCGGACGATTTCCCGGAGCACCTCCGGCAATGAATACTACAGAGCGATTCTGAATGCGCGCCACGGGAGCAGCATGATAGCGGAGATGGCAATGGCGGTTAATTCTCCTGTAtagtttctttcttccatttgAATAGGAAGCGATTTTCCTTAAACTTTTTCAAGCACATAATACATCATTATGCATTGTGAGCACACAGCCTTTGAAAGGCTAATAAAGTGGGTCGCCCAATGAGGGTGAATGTCAAAATCAATGGTCAATAGCGGACACTTCTGTCTAAATTATTTGTTAAGAGTATAGGATAGTTGATGAGCAGGTCGTGACTTGTATCTGTTATAGAGCTGTTGATGACCTAATTCGATAGGCGAAAATACGTTCTTCCTTAATAACTTAAAGTACAGTACATAATTCACATTACTTCTGGGTCCACCAAGTTCAACCGAGATGCAACCGCCTAATAGGCAAACACAAGAGAGCCCCAGCTAGGCAAGTCATCCACGTTTGTGAAGACTCGGCCCTCGAAGCCCTCCGTCTTGGACGCCTCGGTTGTGTAAGGGGCATGGAGACCTCGCTTGACCACATACTCGTAGTACATCATGTCCCAAATGGGCCGCTGGTTAGTTATGCCTCGATCTTCATCTGAAATAGCCTCCCATGGTCCATCAACGAGGACAGCCTCACAGCGATACCAGGATGGATCGTATTCAACCGTATAATTTAGGTTGTATTTGGCCGTGTACTCGGATCCTTTGAGAAGAAGATTGTCTCCTAGTTTGAACAAGTCGGAGCCTTGGCTTTGTGCGGTTTTGGCTGCAAGAGCCGTCCACCCGATGCCGGAGGTTGCGTGGCCTAGTCATCCGTAAGTTAGCTTGACTGGGAAAGATCCAGATAACGTTAGACAAAATCTTACTTTGGTCACGACCCGACTCCGAACTTTGGCCTGTAGTCGGACTGTAGAGCGAGAATACGCTAGCACAGCGGTCGTTTATGTACGCGTTGATAGCATAGTTGTACAGATCAACATCGTCAAGGTAGACAGCAAAGCTCAAAAGAGACTTAATGCTAACCATTCCATAATTTGCTTGGCCGATCACAGCCGACTGGCGTGAGAAAAGCCAATATAACTGGTTACTGAAGCCAGAGCCGCCAGACCAGGCAGCGCCGGCCTCTGTCCAGTTACCTTCCCAACGCATGATTTCGGCAGCATTCACAAAAAGGTCTCCTTCCAGACCAGTCAGAAGGGACCGGTCAATACCCACAATATCCACCAACTCGGAGCCCCAAGCGTTCAGGATATTGGAAGTCAAATTCCAGTGAGCGTGATCTTTGGTGATGTACCACATGATAGAGTTCTGCCATGCGGCACGAACGTCGTTAGTAAATGAGGTGTAGTTGCTAACCAGACCACGAGAGAGATACGCTTCAGGTCCTTGCATGGAGTAGTTGGCCTGAGAGTACATGTCATCGCTGAACACTTTGTACGCGGCAGCCCAGGGCTCCTTTTTCTCTAGCACACCTTTGCGCATGCGCTCAAGGTCTTCATGAGTGTGCCAAATTCCTGGATGGACAAAGTCTCCTGGTTTATCCTTGAAAAATTTTGCTGCGTCGAGGCCACTCTGAGAGCCAAGTTGTTGAATGGGTCCAAAAATACCCGGAATGTCCAAGGTAAGTGCATTGCATATGGTTACCCATGGCATTACCATAGCCCAAATGGCAAACGGGATGAACTGGGAACACGTATTAGATTGGTAATCATCTTTCAGAATGAACAGATCAAATACGGACCTTCGACATGACTGGACAGAATCGGTAACGAAATTTTTGAACCCTCAACACTTAGGTGGTTGTAGGAAAAGCGACGACTTGCAGGTAGTAACATCTAACTATAATTGCCGAAAGCACATGAAAACTTGAATTTGTCGTGCGAATAATCCGGGGTAAAGATCGGAGTGTCAGGACCTCGTCAGAGGTTCGCGGACTAACCCCGGACTCACGGCATTGCAAGTGACCATGGCAATTTGAGGCTAGCAGAATGGCAAGCCTCAAAACAATCTCTGAAATAAACGGACCTGTTCCTGAGAATACATCGGGTGCTTGAGACCGGGATAATGGCCGGTAAATGGGCCGACCAGGACCTCACATCGCCAAAACCGTTAATGTGGGTCTTGCAGAGGTTCGTGGATCCACCCACTACTCCTCCTACTATCAACTACATTATTAATCAATAATTACAAGTTAATATGTCGAATAATACCGTCTCAAAGTTATATTTTATGATACACAC from Penicillium psychrofluorescens genome assembly, chromosome: 5 carries:
- a CDS encoding uncharacterized protein (ID:PFLUO_008350-T1.cds;~source:funannotate), whose translation is MEYARVGDSGLYVSKVILGTASFGSSLWQDWVSNEDDALPLLKYAFDVGINTWDTADVYSNGRSEEIIGKALKVYGIPREKFVILTKVFYALDPDGQSPIASLMDKKQPGLVNRVGLSRKHILSAVSESVRRLGTYIDVLQIHRFDKDVSCTEVMKVLNDVVESGQVRYLGASSMAAWEFQKLQYTAEKNGWHKFISMQNYYNLLYREEEREMIPFCRDSGIGLLPWSPLARGVLARSWKEKSTFREQTDKLLQSLVRQNENGADMEVVQRVTEIAEKRGCKMATVALAWCLQQGMYPITGLGSVRRIDEALCSISFKLSPSEVEYIEEPYRPKNVSY
- a CDS encoding uncharacterized protein (ID:PFLUO_008351-T1.cds;~source:funannotate) is translated as MSKFIPFAIWAMVMPWVTICNALTLDIPGIFGPIQQLGSQSGLDAAKFFKDKPGDFVHPGIWHTHEDLERMRKGVLEKKEPWAAAYKVFSDDMYSQANYSMQGPEAYLSRGLVSNYTSFTNDVRAAWQNSIMWYITKDHAHWNLTSNILNAWGSELVDIVGIDRSLLTGLEGDLFVNAAEIMRWEGNWTEAGAAWSGGSGFSNQLYWLFSRQSAVIGQANYGMVSIKSLLSFAVYLDDVDLYNYAINAYINDRCASVFSLYSPTTGQSSESGRDQSHATSGIGWTALAAKTAQSQGSDLFKLGDNLLLKGSEYTAKYNLNYTVEYDPSWYRCEAVLVDGPWEAISDEDRGITNQRPIWDMMYYEYVVKRGLHAPYTTEASKTEGFEGRVFTNVDDLPSWGSLVFAY